CGAGAGCACGGCGTCGCGGTGCTCGACCTCCTCGCCGAAGGCGAGCCCGACGCCCGGCGGCTCGGCGGTGGCGGCCCGCCGGCGGCGGCGCGACCCGGTGCGCAGGGCCATCACCCGGCGGGTCGCCTCGGTGCAGATCGAGCGGCGGTGGCGGGCGATGTGGTCGCCATGGGCGTGGCTCACCACCGCCAGATCACGACCCGCGCGCGCGTCGATCCAGAGGTCGAGCGCGGGCAGGTGGACGCCCCGCCGGTACCTGATCTCGTACGGGACCTGCATGCGGGCTCATGGTAGAGCTCCGCCGGGACGACTCAGTACGGCAGCTCGTGCTCGTCCATGCCGAAGTGATGCCCGACCTCGTGCAGCACCGTGCGCCGGATCTCCTCGCGCAGCGCTCCGAGGCTGCCGCAGACGTTCTCGTGGTTGCGCTGGTAGAGCACGATGCGCTCTGGCCAGTCGTCGCCGGCGAGCGCGGTGCCGCCCTCGTAGATGCCCAGGGTGTCGGGGTCGAAGCCCCTGGCAACCTCGTCGGCGTCGGGCAGCGGCTCGACCACCACCAGGGCGTTGCGCAACCGCGCCTGGAAGGCCGCGGGGATCGTGGCCCAGATCTGCGCGGCGGTGCGGTCGAACTCGCCCGAGGCGATGCGCACCGGCACCACGTATTCCTCGGGGTCGAGCCGGGCGGCGCGGCGGAAGGCGGCGTCGGCGGCGGCCCCGTCCTCCTCCCAGAGCGAGAGGCGGCCGAGCAGGTGCCAGCCGTCGGCGTCCTCGGGGTCGAGGTCGAGGCCGGTGCGCGCCGCGGCACCCGCCTCCGCGAACTCGGCACAGCGGTAGGCGCACTCGGCGAGCTCCATCCAGGCGGAGG
This DNA window, taken from Candidatus Dormiibacterota bacterium, encodes the following:
- a CDS encoding metallopeptidase family protein is translated as MRLPRLRDRGGDPAERLELAARALEDGDPRRALDLATGALREARRGGAGGEVVEALLLRAGALFELERFADARKDASRACQAAPDNPSAWMELAECAYRCAEFAEAGAAARTGLDLDPEDADGWHLLGRLSLWEEDGAAADAAFRRAARLDPEEYVVPVRIASGEFDRTAAQIWATIPAAFQARLRNALVVVEPLPDADEVARGFDPDTLGIYEGGTALAGDDWPERIVLYQRNHENVCGSLGALREEIRRTVLHEVGHHFGMDEHELPY